In one window of Thermus neutrinimicus DNA:
- a CDS encoding CDGSH iron-sulfur domain-containing protein, with protein sequence MKLRFRENGPYVLDLPEGTPFRLNGEERRLERAKLALCRCGHSRNKPFCDGTHKEVGFQAEKGEVEVKP encoded by the coding sequence ATGAAGCTCCGCTTCCGGGAAAACGGGCCTTACGTGTTGGACCTGCCCGAGGGAACCCCCTTCCGGCTCAACGGGGAAGAAAGGCGCCTGGAGAGGGCCAAGCTGGCCCTTTGCCGCTGCGGCCACTCCCGGAATAAGCCCTTCTGCGACGGAACCCACAAGGAAGTGGGGTTCCAAGCGGAGAAGGGGGAAGTGGAGGTAAAACCGTAA
- the treS gene encoding maltose alpha-D-glucosyltransferase codes for MVDPLWYKDAVIYQLHVRSFFDANDDGYGDFEGLRQKLPYLEALGVNTLWLMPFFQSPLRDDGYDISEYYQILPVHGTLEDFRRFLDEAHERGMRVIVELVLNHTSIDHPWFQEARKPGSPLRDFYVWSDTPEKYQGVRVIFQDFEPSNWTFDPVAGAYYWHRFYHHQPDLNWDNPQVERAMHQVMFFWADMGVDGFRLDAIPYLYEREGTSCENLPETIEAVKRLRKALEERYGPGKVLLAEANMWPEETLPYFGEGDGVHMAYNFPLMPRIFLALRREDRKPIEAMLQETEGIPEAAQWALFLRNHDELTLEKVTEEEREFLWEVYAPDPRYRINLGIRRRLMPLLGGDRRRFELLHALLFTLKGSPILYYGDEIGMGDNPFLGDRNGVRTPMQWSADRNAGFSRAPYHRLFLPPVSEGPYSYHFVNVEAQQENPHSLLNFVRRFLGIRNRYAKVFGRGALRLLPVANRRILAYEREFEGERILVVANLSRYTQAFDLPLEGYEGLVPVELFSQHPFPPVEGCYRLALGPHGFALFSLRPKEEMERLHLPDWASPGEEVMEALEDLPSVPLSGGVESLFVDTLVDEGARASFLSALGKVLGGRGWLASRPGRVELKDALRFQKDPPLYLTLLRLEGEGLVQEVFLPIALRPEKEGPGVFARVRGGGYLIELSQDPGFYTLLLRRLAQGFEGRSLRAHYRGRHRGPVPEALELLRPGLAAGEGVWLQVGLVQDGGLDRTERILPHLDLPWILKPGGGLYWERGRERRVLALTGTLPSGRPQEAFAYALRLAGEGLARLRDHPVGEGASGLMADALRELEALARLLGVRLALLHRALREAEGEGDGVPLLNRGLGAFVEVEGEVFLLALGREARGLPLWDLARLAYDLERALYLAAEEVPEAMDWVALAADSFEQALLQAYQEAAQEVLEGLDRFPQIMLDLAQDQALREERLSRHRVLERWQAKAKEWGDGF; via the coding sequence GTGGTGGATCCCCTTTGGTACAAGGATGCGGTCATCTACCAGCTCCACGTGCGCTCCTTCTTTGACGCCAACGACGACGGCTACGGGGACTTCGAGGGCCTAAGGCAAAAGCTTCCCTACCTGGAGGCCTTGGGCGTGAATACCCTCTGGCTCATGCCCTTCTTCCAGTCCCCCCTGCGGGACGACGGGTACGACATCTCCGAGTATTACCAGATCCTGCCCGTCCACGGGACCCTGGAGGATTTCCGGCGTTTCCTGGACGAGGCCCACGAAAGGGGGATGCGGGTGATCGTGGAGCTGGTCCTCAACCACACCTCCATCGACCACCCCTGGTTCCAGGAGGCCAGGAAGCCGGGTAGCCCCTTGCGGGACTTTTACGTGTGGAGCGATACCCCGGAGAAGTACCAGGGGGTAAGGGTCATCTTCCAGGACTTTGAGCCCAGCAACTGGACCTTTGACCCGGTGGCCGGGGCCTACTACTGGCACCGGTTTTACCACCACCAGCCCGACCTCAACTGGGATAACCCCCAGGTGGAAAGGGCCATGCACCAGGTGATGTTCTTTTGGGCCGACATGGGGGTGGACGGTTTCCGCTTGGACGCCATTCCCTACCTCTACGAGCGGGAGGGGACCAGTTGCGAGAACCTTCCCGAGACCATTGAGGCGGTGAAGCGCCTGCGCAAGGCCCTGGAGGAGCGCTATGGTCCCGGCAAGGTCCTTTTGGCCGAGGCCAACATGTGGCCGGAGGAGACCCTCCCCTATTTCGGGGAAGGGGATGGGGTGCACATGGCCTACAACTTCCCCCTGATGCCCCGGATTTTCCTGGCCCTGCGCCGGGAGGACCGGAAGCCCATCGAGGCCATGCTCCAGGAGACGGAGGGCATACCGGAGGCTGCCCAGTGGGCCCTTTTCCTGCGCAACCACGACGAGCTGACCCTGGAGAAGGTTACGGAGGAGGAACGGGAATTCCTCTGGGAGGTCTATGCTCCCGACCCTCGGTACCGGATCAACCTGGGGATCCGCCGCAGGCTCATGCCCCTTCTGGGTGGGGATAGGCGGCGCTTTGAGCTTCTTCACGCCCTCCTCTTCACCCTGAAGGGAAGTCCCATCCTCTACTACGGGGACGAGATCGGCATGGGGGATAACCCTTTCCTGGGAGACCGCAACGGGGTAAGGACCCCCATGCAGTGGTCGGCGGACCGGAATGCGGGCTTTTCCCGCGCCCCCTACCATCGCCTCTTCCTGCCCCCGGTGAGCGAGGGACCTTACAGCTACCACTTTGTCAACGTGGAGGCCCAGCAGGAGAACCCCCACTCCCTCCTTAACTTCGTGCGCCGCTTCCTGGGCATCCGCAACCGGTACGCCAAGGTCTTCGGCCGGGGGGCTTTGCGCCTGTTGCCCGTGGCGAACCGGCGCATCCTGGCGTATGAGAGGGAGTTTGAGGGGGAGAGGATCCTGGTGGTGGCCAACCTCTCCCGCTACACCCAGGCCTTCGACCTGCCCCTGGAAGGATACGAGGGCCTGGTTCCGGTGGAGCTCTTCTCCCAACACCCTTTCCCGCCGGTGGAGGGGTGTTACCGCCTGGCCTTGGGGCCTCATGGCTTTGCCCTTTTCTCCCTAAGGCCCAAGGAGGAGATGGAGCGCCTCCACCTTCCCGACTGGGCATCACCCGGGGAGGAGGTGATGGAGGCCCTCGAGGACCTGCCCTCCGTGCCCCTTTCTGGTGGCGTGGAGAGCCTCTTTGTTGATACCTTGGTGGACGAAGGGGCCCGAGCCTCCTTCCTGAGCGCCCTGGGTAAGGTGCTGGGGGGGCGGGGTTGGCTGGCCTCGAGGCCTGGGAGGGTGGAGCTCAAGGACGCCCTTCGTTTCCAGAAGGATCCCCCCTTGTACCTCACCCTCTTGCGCCTCGAGGGGGAGGGGCTGGTTCAAGAGGTCTTCTTGCCCATTGCCCTGCGCCCGGAAAAGGAGGGGCCTGGGGTTTTTGCCCGGGTGCGGGGAGGGGGATACCTCATCGAGCTGTCTCAGGACCCCGGGTTTTACACCCTCCTCTTAAGGCGGCTGGCCCAGGGATTTGAGGGCCGAAGCCTCAGGGCCCACTACCGGGGCCGTCACAGGGGCCCAGTTCCTGAGGCCCTGGAACTCCTCCGCCCGGGTCTAGCGGCAGGGGAGGGGGTATGGCTCCAGGTGGGGTTGGTCCAGGACGGCGGACTGGACCGCACGGAGCGGATTTTGCCCCACCTGGATCTTCCCTGGATCCTGAAGCCTGGGGGTGGGCTTTATTGGGAACGGGGCCGGGAGCGGCGGGTTCTTGCCCTCACCGGCACCCTCCCTTCCGGTCGGCCCCAGGAGGCCTTCGCCTACGCCCTAAGGCTGGCGGGGGAGGGCCTGGCCCGGCTACGGGACCACCCGGTTGGGGAAGGGGCCTCGGGCCTGATGGCGGATGCCCTCCGGGAGCTCGAGGCCCTGGCCCGGCTCCTGGGGGTGCGGCTTGCCCTTTTGCACCGGGCTTTGCGGGAAGCAGAGGGGGAGGGGGATGGGGTACCCCTCCTGAACCGCGGCCTGGGGGCTTTTGTGGAGGTGGAAGGGGAGGTTTTCCTTCTTGCCCTGGGAAGGGAAGCCAGGGGCCTACCCCTTTGGGACCTGGCCCGGCTGGCCTACGATTTGGAGCGGGCCCTTTATCTGGCCGCCGAGGAGGTCCCCGAGGCGATGGACTGGGTGGCCCTCGCTGCCGACTCCTTTGAGCAAGCCCTCCTCCAGGCCTACCAGGAGGCGGCCCAAGAGGTCTTAGAGGGTTTGGACCGGTTTCCCCAGATAATGCTGGACTTGGCCCAAGACCAGGCCTTGCGGGAGGAGAGGCTGAGCCGGCACAGGGTCCTTGAGCGTTGGCAGGCGAAGGCTAAGGAGTGGGGGGACGGATTCTGA
- the otsB gene encoding trehalose-phosphatase, translating to MKVENPLFLLDYDGTLAPIAPRPEEAFPHPEALEVLGALMARYPLYVVTGRRVADLAGLLPLPGLRVVGGHGLEEGEVGGESHPLFPVDLSPLRRALPSCPGVWLEDKGFALAFHYRGAEDEERARACLEGWLGAHEELLQALGLEALAGKKVLEIKPKGASKGQAVLSLLARHPGHTPIYIGDDITDEDAFQALKGRGLTFKVGPGPTRAEGRFGDVGAVLAYLKSYL from the coding sequence ATGAAGGTGGAAAATCCCCTTTTCCTTCTGGACTACGACGGCACCCTGGCGCCCATCGCCCCCAGGCCCGAGGAGGCCTTCCCTCACCCGGAGGCCCTCGAGGTCCTGGGGGCCCTGATGGCCCGCTATCCCCTCTATGTGGTCACGGGGCGGCGGGTGGCGGATCTGGCCGGGCTCCTGCCCCTTCCTGGGCTTCGCGTGGTGGGGGGGCATGGCCTGGAGGAAGGAGAGGTGGGTGGGGAAAGCCATCCCCTATTCCCCGTGGACCTTAGCCCCCTACGCCGGGCTCTGCCCTCCTGCCCGGGGGTTTGGCTGGAGGACAAGGGGTTCGCCCTGGCCTTCCACTACCGGGGAGCGGAGGACGAGGAAAGGGCTCGGGCTTGCCTGGAGGGGTGGCTTGGCGCCCACGAGGAGCTTTTGCAGGCCTTGGGCCTCGAGGCCCTTGCGGGGAAGAAGGTCCTGGAGATCAAGCCCAAGGGGGCCAGCAAGGGGCAGGCGGTGTTAAGCCTCTTGGCACGGCACCCCGGCCACACCCCCATCTACATCGGCGACGATATCACCGATGAGGACGCCTTCCAGGCCCTTAAGGGAAGGGGGCTGACCTTTAAGGTGGGCCCGGGGCCCACCCGGGCGGAGGGCCGGTTTGGGGATGTGGGGGCGGTCCTGGCCTACTTGAAGTCTTACCTCTAG